Proteins from a genomic interval of Methanofastidiosum sp.:
- a CDS encoding ABC transporter permease encodes MASKTKIVAISEFMTNVKRKEFIILTFLLPLILVMSMVIPLFFMQTVSYEKEALGVVDESGIVFPILKERYNDYIIKEISNSNEARQLLENNDISSYIVIPNDFLKIGKASYYSKVQLSSFSSANINLERILSEIVIESLLEDKGISNEIINKVKNPIEMERITVTKKGDEVETPFSFVGNYLLPLFLFMSIMNAGGYLLNGIIEEKENKVVEVLLSTISPNELLSGKILGLGGLGILQVGIWISGVVIITSFLKIPLVSLEKGILILIFFVLGYLFYSSVFAMIGSISTSTRDSQQISAVVSFLVFIPLLLFFGIVQNPNMVFIRIFGMIPPFIPTIMMMRILLSEVPVIDIIVSIIILSVSLIFSARIASKIFKIGILMYGKKPSVNELIRWIRG; translated from the coding sequence ATGGCATCTAAGACAAAAATAGTTGCAATTTCAGAGTTTATGACAAATGTGAAAAGAAAAGAGTTTATTATACTTACTTTTTTACTTCCTTTAATACTTGTAATGTCAATGGTCATCCCTCTATTCTTCATGCAAACTGTATCTTATGAAAAGGAAGCACTTGGTGTTGTAGACGAATCAGGTATTGTTTTTCCAATTCTAAAAGAAAGGTACAACGATTATATAATAAAAGAAATATCCAACAGTAATGAAGCAAGACAACTTCTTGAAAATAATGATATATCTAGTTATATTGTAATTCCAAATGATTTTTTGAAGATTGGAAAAGCTTCTTATTATTCAAAAGTTCAATTATCTTCATTCTCCTCGGCAAATATAAATCTTGAGAGAATTCTTTCAGAAATTGTTATTGAAAGTCTCCTTGAAGATAAAGGAATATCAAATGAAATAATAAACAAAGTGAAGAATCCAATTGAAATGGAGAGAATAACAGTGACTAAAAAGGGTGATGAAGTCGAAACTCCTTTCTCTTTTGTTGGAAACTATCTTCTCCCGTTGTTTCTTTTTATGTCAATAATGAATGCAGGTGGATATCTCCTAAATGGCATAATTGAAGAAAAGGAGAACAAAGTAGTTGAGGTGCTACTCTCAACAATATCCCCTAACGAACTACTTTCAGGAAAGATTCTAGGTTTAGGTGGTCTGGGCATATTACAGGTTGGTATTTGGATAAGTGGCGTAGTAATAATTACTTCATTCTTGAAAATCCCCTTAGTTTCTCTAGAAAAAGGTATTCTAATCCTGATATTTTTTGTTTTAGGTTATCTGTTCTACTCATCAGTATTTGCAATGATTGGGTCTATTTCAACAAGTACAAGAGACTCCCAGCAGATATCTGCAGTAGTATCTTTTTTAGTTTTTATACCTCTTCTCTTATTTTTTGGAATAGTTCAAAATCCAAATATGGTATTTATAAGAATATTTGGTATGATACCTCCATTCATCCCAACTATAATGATGATGAGGATTTTACTTTCAGAAGTTCCTGTGATTGACATAATAGTTTCTATAATAATACTGTCAGTTTCTCTAATTTTTTCAGCACGAATAGCGTCTAAAATCTTTAAGATAGGGATATTAATGTATGGGAAAAAGCCAAGTGTTAATGAATTAATAAGGTGGATAAGGGGATAA